In one window of Pseudooceanicola aestuarii DNA:
- the msrB gene encoding peptide-methionine (R)-S-oxide reductase MsrB: protein MADYRKTEEALARLTPEEYRVTQESGTERPGTGPLLENKRSGLYVDVVSGEPLFASAAKYESGCGWPSFVKPVEADNVVEIEDRTLGMVRTEVRSKHGDSHLGHVFPDGPRDRGGLRYCINSAALRFIPKAEMEAEGYGAYVDQVEDL from the coding sequence ATGGCTGACTATCGCAAGACCGAAGAGGCGCTGGCCCGGCTGACGCCCGAAGAATACCGTGTCACTCAGGAAAGCGGCACGGAACGCCCCGGCACCGGCCCCTTGCTGGAGAACAAGCGCAGCGGGCTTTATGTCGACGTGGTGTCGGGGGAACCGCTGTTCGCCTCGGCAGCCAAGTATGAAAGCGGCTGCGGCTGGCCCAGCTTCGTCAAGCCGGTGGAGGCCGACAACGTGGTCGAAATCGAGGACCGGACCCTGGGCATGGTCCGTACGGAGGTCCGGTCAAAGCACGGGGACAGCCATCTGGGCCATGTCTTTCCCGACGGTCCGCGCGACCGCGGCGGGCTGCGCTATTGCATCAACAGCGCCGCGCTTCGCTTCATCCCCAAGGCGGAGATGGAGGCCGAGGGCTACGGCGCCTATGTCGATCAAGTGGAGGATTTGTGA
- the msrA gene encoding peptide-methionine (S)-S-oxide reductase MsrA, whose protein sequence is MSEERAVLAGGCFWGMQDLIRNLPGVTATRVGYTGGDVPNATYRDHGTHAEGIEILFDPEVISYRRLLEVFFQIHDPTTLNRQGNDLGLSYRSAIYYVDAAQKQVAEDTIADVDASGLWPGKVVTEVEPAGDFWEAEPEHQDYLERFPNGYTCHFPRPDWVLPRRDAAE, encoded by the coding sequence ATGAGCGAAGAACGTGCCGTATTGGCGGGAGGGTGTTTCTGGGGGATGCAGGATCTGATCCGCAACCTGCCCGGCGTCACCGCGACCCGCGTGGGCTATACCGGGGGGGACGTGCCGAATGCGACCTATCGCGACCACGGCACCCATGCCGAGGGGATCGAGATCCTGTTCGATCCTGAAGTCATTTCCTACCGGCGGCTGCTGGAAGTGTTCTTTCAGATCCACGATCCGACGACGCTGAACAGGCAGGGCAATGACCTGGGGCTTAGCTACCGGTCCGCGATCTATTATGTCGACGCGGCGCAGAAACAGGTGGCAGAGGACACGATTGCCGATGTCGATGCCTCCGGGCTCTGGCCCGGCAAGGTCGTGACGGAGGTTGAGCCGGCCGGCGATTTCTGGGAGGCGGAACCGGAGCATCAGGATTATCTGGAGCGGTTCCCCAATGGCTACACCTGCCATTTTCCGCGCCCGGATTGGGTGCTGCCCCGGCGCGATGCGGCTGAATGA
- a CDS encoding cupin domain-containing protein, translating into MEISRNGSRPSRQAPAEWFTGRVRMDPVAAPPAPARVQAALVTFEPGARTNWHHHPLGQTLHVTAGIGRAQIEGEPIQEIRPGDVIWFPPGVRHWHGAAPDVAMTHLAIHEALDGRTTDWEEPVTDAQYGGPVGG; encoded by the coding sequence ATGGAGATTTCCCGCAACGGCAGCCGCCCTTCGCGCCAGGCCCCGGCAGAATGGTTCACCGGGCGGGTGCGCATGGACCCCGTCGCCGCTCCGCCCGCCCCGGCGCGGGTGCAGGCCGCGCTGGTCACCTTTGAACCCGGCGCGCGGACCAATTGGCACCATCACCCCCTGGGCCAGACGCTGCATGTCACCGCTGGGATCGGTCGCGCGCAGATCGAGGGCGAACCGATCCAGGAGATCCGCCCCGGTGATGTCATCTGGTTCCCGCCCGGCGTGCGCCACTGGCATGGCGCCGCGCCTGACGTGGCGATGACCCACCTTGCCATTCACGAGGCGCTCGACGGTCGCACCACCGATTGGGAAGAGCCGGTGACCGATGCCCAATATGGCGGGCCGGTGGGCGGGTAG
- a CDS encoding HupE/UreJ family protein: protein MPQALTRPLVAALPLILLAATAQAHTGEGVSGGFLSGFTHPILGWDHVVAMVAVGLWGAVLGRPALWVLPVVFPMVMALGGAAGVLGVPLPAVETGIALSGVVLGLLVAFAVRAPIGVAAVIVGAFAIFHGHAHGTELPVAANPVAYGVGFVIGTGLLHLVGIGLGALGGSATGRVVQRAAGGLIAAVGGAFLLGLA, encoded by the coding sequence ATGCCACAGGCCCTGACCAGACCCCTTGTTGCGGCGCTGCCGCTGATCCTGCTTGCGGCAACAGCCCAGGCCCATACCGGCGAAGGCGTGTCGGGCGGGTTTCTCAGCGGGTTCACCCATCCGATCCTGGGCTGGGACCACGTGGTCGCCATGGTGGCCGTCGGCCTGTGGGGGGCGGTGCTGGGCCGGCCGGCGCTTTGGGTGCTGCCGGTGGTCTTTCCCATGGTGATGGCCCTGGGCGGCGCGGCCGGGGTGCTGGGCGTGCCGCTTCCGGCGGTCGAGACGGGGATCGCGCTGTCGGGTGTGGTGCTGGGCCTGCTGGTCGCCTTTGCCGTGCGCGCGCCGATCGGCGTCGCTGCGGTGATCGTCGGCGCCTTCGCGATCTTCCATGGTCATGCCCATGGCACCGAACTGCCGGTGGCTGCCAACCCGGTGGCCTATGGCGTCGGCTTCGTCATCGGCACCGGGCTGCTGCATCTGGTCGGCATCGGGCTGGGCGCCCTGGGCGGTTCCGCCACCGGGCGGGTGGTCCAACGGGCCGCAGGCGGACTGATCGCGGCCGTGGGCGGTGCGTTCCTTCTGGGCCTTGCCTGA
- a CDS encoding DMT family transporter, with translation MQPLKGITFKLVAVLCFITMSALIKAASDQVPPGEAVFFRSFFALPVIFLWVVARGELRTGLRVKSPMAHVWRGFIGSCAMGSMFAGLALLPLPEVTALGYAAPLLTVVFAAMFLDEKVGVFRITTVAVGLIGVLIVLSPRLTALRGPTVEMGEAAGAVIVLLGAVCAALAQVHIRNMVKVEQTSAIVFWFSCTSSVLALCTAPFGWAIPETRECLYLVLAGLIGGVGQIFLTSSYRFADASLVAPFDYASMIFALAIGYLIFAEVPTAQMLIGALIIIGAGVAIILRERHLGIQRNKAREAKTMQWGG, from the coding sequence ATGCAACCACTGAAGGGGATCACGTTCAAACTGGTGGCGGTGCTGTGCTTCATCACCATGTCGGCCCTGATCAAGGCGGCCTCGGACCAGGTGCCGCCGGGCGAGGCGGTGTTCTTCCGCTCGTTCTTTGCGCTGCCGGTGATTTTTCTCTGGGTGGTGGCGCGCGGCGAATTACGCACCGGCCTGCGGGTGAAATCGCCCATGGCCCATGTCTGGCGCGGGTTCATCGGGTCTTGCGCGATGGGATCGATGTTCGCCGGGCTTGCCCTTCTGCCCCTGCCGGAGGTCACGGCCCTGGGCTATGCTGCGCCGCTGCTGACAGTCGTCTTTGCCGCGATGTTCCTGGACGAAAAGGTCGGCGTCTTTCGCATCACCACCGTGGCCGTGGGGCTGATCGGCGTGCTGATCGTCCTGTCCCCCCGCCTGACCGCCCTGCGCGGTCCCACCGTGGAAATGGGCGAGGCCGCCGGCGCGGTCATCGTCCTGCTGGGCGCGGTCTGCGCGGCGCTGGCGCAGGTTCACATCCGCAACATGGTGAAGGTCGAACAGACCAGCGCGATCGTGTTCTGGTTCAGCTGCACCTCCAGCGTGCTGGCGCTGTGCACTGCACCGTTCGGCTGGGCGATCCCCGAGACGCGGGAATGCCTGTACCTGGTGCTGGCGGGGCTGATCGGTGGGGTCGGGCAGATCTTTCTGACATCGTCCTACCGCTTTGCCGATGCCAGCCTGGTGGCGCCGTTCGACTATGCCTCGATGATTTTCGCGCTGGCCATCGGCTATCTGATCTTTGCGGAGGTTCCGACGGCCCAGATGCTGATCGGCGCGTTGATCATCATCGGCGCGGGCGTGGCGATCATCCTGCGTGAACGCCACCTGGGCATCCAGCGGAACAAGGCCCGCGAGGCCAAGACCATGCAATGGGGCGGCTGA
- a CDS encoding NAD(P)/FAD-dependent oxidoreductase: MKHRHIYGPHAYSRMPIADCYWSQDVPDAALDHPPATGRIRCRTLVIGAGYTGLNAALALAEDGGDVMVLDAQFPGFGASGRNGGFCCLGGSRASDGALRRFGTKAPAQVRQAEAAAIAHVDALLNRLGIDVDRHSRGEAVMAHSPAMMKTLRAEAETLNRHGLSAQLIERADLPAHGLHGPKWHGALHVDAGFALHPRKYLAGLARAATRAGARIHGRSPVTEVRAGGRQLCVTTPTAEVEADRLIVATNGYMSETLIPWFRNRTLPAQSAVIATRPLTAPELEAQGWTAPTMAYEERRLLHYFHLTPDNRMVFGQRGGLIATAANDRRIRARVRADFDRLFPEWRGVETPFSWSGMVCLTASLTPYCGPIPGLPGAFTAFGYHGNGVAMGSYLGAMLADLTESRCPRNPLPLAFTAPPPRFPLGRARRLWLAAEYGWARLTD; this comes from the coding sequence ATGAAACATCGCCACATCTATGGGCCGCATGCCTATTCCCGCATGCCCATCGCCGATTGCTACTGGTCGCAAGACGTGCCCGATGCGGCATTGGACCATCCCCCCGCCACCGGGCGCATCCGCTGCCGCACCCTGGTGATCGGAGCGGGCTACACCGGGTTGAACGCGGCGCTGGCACTGGCCGAGGATGGCGGCGACGTCATGGTGCTGGATGCGCAATTCCCCGGCTTTGGCGCCTCGGGGCGCAATGGCGGGTTCTGCTGCCTGGGGGGGTCCCGCGCGTCGGACGGGGCGCTGCGCCGGTTCGGCACCAAGGCCCCCGCACAGGTCCGCCAGGCCGAAGCCGCCGCCATCGCTCATGTCGACGCCCTGCTGAACCGGCTGGGCATCGACGTCGACCGCCATTCCCGGGGCGAAGCCGTGATGGCCCACAGCCCCGCCATGATGAAGACCCTGCGCGCCGAGGCCGAGACCCTGAACCGTCACGGCCTGTCCGCGCAGTTGATCGAACGCGCCGACCTGCCCGCGCACGGGTTGCACGGACCGAAGTGGCACGGGGCGCTGCATGTCGATGCGGGCTTTGCCCTGCATCCGCGCAAGTATCTGGCCGGGCTGGCGCGCGCCGCCACCCGCGCGGGCGCCCGCATCCATGGCCGCAGTCCCGTGACCGAGGTCCGCGCCGGGGGAAGACAGCTTTGCGTGACCACCCCCACGGCAGAGGTGGAGGCCGATCGCCTGATCGTGGCCACCAATGGCTACATGTCCGAAACCCTGATCCCGTGGTTCCGCAACCGCACCCTGCCCGCACAAAGCGCCGTGATCGCCACCCGCCCCCTGACGGCGCCGGAGCTGGAGGCCCAGGGCTGGACCGCGCCCACCATGGCCTACGAGGAACGGCGCCTGCTGCACTACTTTCACCTGACGCCCGACAACCGCATGGTCTTTGGCCAGCGCGGCGGGCTGATCGCCACGGCGGCGAATGATCGGCGCATCCGGGCGCGGGTCCGGGCGGATTTCGACCGGCTGTTCCCGGAATGGCGCGGGGTGGAGACGCCGTTCAGCTGGTCGGGGATGGTCTGCCTGACGGCCTCGCTGACCCCCTATTGCGGGCCGATTCCGGGGTTGCCGGGGGCGTTCACCGCCTTTGGCTACCATGGCAACGGGGTGGCCATGGGCAGTTACCTGGGCGCCATGCTGGCCGACCTGACCGAAAGCCGCTGCCCGCGCAACCCGCTGCCCCTGGCCTTTACCGCGCCGCCCCCGCGCTTCCCGCTGGGGCGGGCCCGGCGGTTGTGGCTGGCGGCGGAATACGGCTGGGCACGGCTGACCGACTGA
- a CDS encoding ABC transporter permease, which translates to MNRLSWFNTVSLTLGMAFLYLPMVILVVYSFNASKLVTVWAGFSTQWYGELLRNEAFLDAALVTAQVGLISSTIATVLGTMAAYALVRLGRFPGRTLFSGMIYAPLVMPEVITGLSLLLLFIGLNMDRGVLTIVLAHTTFSMCYVSVVVSSRLVSFDKSVEEAALDLGATPWQTFRLVTLPIIAPAVISGWLLAFTLSLDDLVIASFTAGPSATTLPMKIFSAVRLGVSPEINALSTLMIAVVAVGVITASLITKRSALRQQREEREAARAEAQATTPFA; encoded by the coding sequence ATGAACCGTCTCAGCTGGTTCAACACCGTATCTCTGACCCTTGGCATGGCGTTTCTCTACCTGCCGATGGTCATCCTGGTGGTCTATTCCTTCAACGCATCCAAACTCGTCACCGTCTGGGCCGGATTCTCCACCCAATGGTACGGCGAATTGCTGCGGAACGAGGCCTTTCTCGACGCCGCGCTGGTCACCGCGCAGGTCGGGCTGATCTCCTCCACCATCGCGACGGTGCTGGGGACCATGGCGGCCTATGCGCTGGTGCGGCTGGGGCGGTTTCCGGGCCGCACGCTGTTCTCGGGCATGATCTACGCGCCGCTGGTGATGCCCGAGGTGATCACCGGCCTGTCGCTGCTGCTGCTGTTCATCGGGCTGAACATGGATCGCGGTGTGCTGACCATCGTGCTGGCGCATACGACGTTTTCCATGTGCTATGTCTCGGTGGTGGTGTCCTCCCGGCTGGTGAGTTTCGACAAATCGGTGGAAGAGGCGGCGCTGGACCTGGGCGCGACGCCCTGGCAGACCTTTCGTCTGGTCACCCTGCCGATCATCGCCCCGGCCGTGATCTCGGGCTGGCTGCTGGCCTTTACCCTGTCGCTGGATGATCTGGTGATCGCGTCCTTCACCGCCGGACCGTCGGCCACGACCCTGCCGATGAAAATCTTTTCCGCCGTGCGGCTTGGCGTCTCGCCCGAGATCAACGCCCTGTCGACGCTGATGATCGCGGTGGTGGCGGTGGGAGTTATCACCGCCTCCCTGATCACCAAGCGCAGCGCCCTGCGCCAGCAGCGCGAGGAACGCGAAGCCGCCCGCGCCGAGGCGCAGGCCACGACCCCCTTCGCATGA
- a CDS encoding ABC transporter permease subunit has translation MRRLIVVAIPYLWLLALFLVPFLIVLKISLSDVALARPPYLPQIDWSAGWQGFHDFLSQLDFENFIFLTEDNLYWKAYLSSLRIAFLATLMTLIVGFPIAYAMSRAPVHWRATLMMLIILPFWTSFLIRVYAWMGILSQGGLLNAFLLWLGVISEPLTILNTDIAVYIGIVYTYLPFMILPIYATLEKLDESLIEAAEDLGCSRTRAFWLVTVPLSRPGIIAGCFLVFIPTIGEFVIPSLLGGSRTLMIGKILWEEFFNNRDWPVASAVAVILLLILIVPIILFQKNEQKNREAEG, from the coding sequence ATGCGCCGCCTGATCGTTGTCGCCATCCCGTATCTGTGGCTTCTGGCGCTGTTTCTGGTGCCCTTCCTGATCGTGCTGAAGATCTCGCTCAGCGATGTGGCACTGGCCCGACCGCCCTACCTGCCGCAGATCGACTGGTCGGCGGGCTGGCAGGGTTTCCACGATTTCCTGTCACAACTGGATTTCGAGAATTTCATCTTCCTGACGGAGGATAATCTTTACTGGAAGGCCTATCTGTCCTCCCTTCGGATCGCGTTCCTTGCCACGCTGATGACGCTGATCGTGGGCTTTCCCATCGCTTACGCCATGTCCCGCGCCCCGGTGCATTGGCGCGCCACGCTGATGATGCTGATCATCCTGCCATTCTGGACCTCCTTCCTGATCCGGGTCTACGCATGGATGGGAATTCTGTCGCAGGGCGGGCTGTTGAATGCCTTCCTGTTGTGGCTGGGCGTGATCTCCGAACCGCTGACCATCCTGAACACCGACATCGCCGTCTATATCGGCATCGTCTACACCTACCTGCCGTTCATGATCCTGCCGATCTACGCCACGCTGGAGAAACTGGACGAAAGCCTGATCGAGGCGGCGGAGGATCTGGGTTGTTCCCGCACCCGCGCCTTCTGGCTGGTGACGGTGCCGCTATCGCGGCCAGGCATCATCGCGGGCTGTTTCCTGGTATTCATCCCGACCATCGGTGAATTCGTCATCCCCTCGCTGCTGGGCGGATCGCGGACATTGATGATCGGCAAGATCCTGTGGGAAGAATTCTTCAACAATCGCGACTGGCCCGTGGCTTCCGCCGTGGCGGTGATCCTGCTGCTGATCCTGATCGTGCCCATCATCCTGTTTCAGAAGAACGAACAGAAAAACCGGGAGGCCGAGGGATGA
- a CDS encoding ABC transporter ATP-binding protein, giving the protein MPQTVFAPWADPSNKPLIRFQQVTKRFGDFTAVDSLDLDIYEREFFALLGPSGCGKTTLMRMLAGFENATEGKILLADQDIAPIPPNRRAVNMMFQSYALFPHLSVWDNIAFGLRRETSDKEKIAARVEEMVKLTRLGKFARRKPHQLSGGQRQRVALARSLAKAPKLLLLDEPLGALDKKLREETQFELVDIQESTGTTFVIVTHDQEEAMTVASRIAVMDEGKLIQVDTPDRIYEAPGSVYVADFIGDVNIIPGRAHQTGDRVQMVWAEGQPPLSATTTRDFGIDQTCYLAIRPEKIAISAERPQAANSVQGEVVDIAYLGNISTYHVRIPSGETIKAQEANTRRISRRSFTWEDKVWLSWSQTAGVLLDR; this is encoded by the coding sequence ATGCCACAAACCGTATTCGCCCCCTGGGCCGACCCGTCCAACAAACCCCTGATCCGCTTTCAGCAGGTCACCAAACGCTTCGGCGATTTCACGGCGGTCGATTCGCTTGATCTCGACATCTACGAACGCGAATTCTTTGCCCTGCTGGGCCCGTCCGGTTGCGGCAAGACCACGCTGATGCGGATGCTTGCCGGGTTCGAGAACGCGACCGAGGGAAAGATCCTTCTGGCCGATCAGGACATCGCGCCGATCCCGCCGAACCGGCGGGCGGTCAACATGATGTTCCAAAGCTACGCGCTGTTCCCGCATCTGTCGGTCTGGGACAACATCGCCTTTGGCCTGCGCCGGGAGACATCCGACAAGGAAAAGATCGCCGCCCGCGTCGAGGAGATGGTCAAGCTGACGCGTCTGGGCAAATTCGCCCGCCGCAAACCGCACCAGCTGTCCGGCGGCCAACGGCAACGCGTGGCGCTGGCCCGCAGCCTGGCCAAGGCGCCAAAGCTTCTGTTGCTGGACGAACCGCTGGGCGCGCTGGACAAGAAACTGCGCGAGGAAACCCAGTTCGAGCTGGTCGATATTCAGGAAAGCACCGGCACCACCTTTGTCATCGTTACCCACGACCAGGAAGAGGCGATGACCGTCGCCTCCCGCATCGCGGTGATGGACGAGGGGAAGCTGATCCAGGTCGACACCCCCGACCGCATCTACGAGGCGCCCGGATCGGTCTATGTCGCGGATTTCATCGGTGACGTGAACATCATCCCCGGCCGCGCCCACCAGACGGGCGACCGCGTGCAGATGGTCTGGGCCGAAGGGCAACCGCCCTTGTCGGCCACCACCACCCGCGATTTCGGCATCGACCAGACCTGTTACCTGGCGATCCGCCCCGAGAAGATCGCCATTTCCGCCGAACGGCCCCAGGCCGCCAACTCGGTGCAGGGAGAGGTCGTGGATATCGCCTATCTGGGCAATATCTCCACCTATCACGTCCGCATTCCCAGCGGAGAGACGATCAAGGCGCAGGAGGCCAACACCCGCCGCATTTCCCGCCGGTCCTTCACCTGGGAAGACAAGGTCTGGCTGTCCTGGTCGCAGACCGCCGGCGTGTTGCTGGACCGTTGA
- a CDS encoding polyamine ABC transporter substrate-binding protein encodes MTKQIVTLTAVLALGATAALAEEVRVYNWSDYIDEELLTKFEEDTGIELIYDVFDSNELLETKMLAGGSGYDVVVPTGTFLQRQIAAGSFQKLDKSQLPNHENLWDVIQKRTDVYDPGGEYSINYMWGTTGLGANVGKVTEILGEDAPLDSLSLIFDPANAEQLQECGIHVLDAPTEMIPAALTYAGWDNPDDKSEEALAKAEEVLSAIRPYVQKFHSSEYINALANGDICVAFGWSGDILQSRDRADEADNGVEIVFNAPKEGALMWFDQMAIPVDAPNPEGAHKFLNFIMDAENAAAASNYVYYANGNKAAQDHLIDDVKNDPAIYPSDETLENLYTVTPFGPKEQRLLTRTWTRIKSGT; translated from the coding sequence ATGACCAAACAGATCGTCACGCTCACAGCCGTCCTGGCACTGGGGGCAACCGCCGCCCTGGCCGAGGAAGTGCGCGTCTACAACTGGTCCGACTACATCGACGAAGAGCTGCTGACCAAGTTCGAAGAAGACACCGGGATCGAGCTGATCTACGACGTCTTCGATTCGAACGAATTGCTGGAAACCAAGATGCTGGCCGGGGGCTCCGGCTATGACGTCGTGGTGCCCACCGGGACGTTCCTGCAACGTCAGATCGCGGCCGGATCGTTTCAGAAGCTGGACAAGTCCCAGCTGCCCAACCACGAAAACCTGTGGGACGTCATCCAGAAGCGCACAGATGTCTACGATCCGGGCGGCGAATATTCCATCAACTACATGTGGGGCACCACCGGGCTGGGCGCCAATGTCGGCAAGGTGACCGAAATTCTGGGCGAGGACGCGCCCCTGGACAGCCTGTCCCTGATTTTTGATCCCGCGAATGCGGAACAGCTTCAGGAATGCGGCATCCACGTTCTGGATGCCCCGACAGAGATGATCCCCGCCGCCCTGACCTATGCCGGCTGGGACAATCCCGATGACAAGAGCGAGGAAGCCCTGGCCAAGGCCGAAGAAGTGCTGAGCGCGATCCGCCCCTACGTGCAGAAATTCCACAGCTCCGAATACATCAACGCGCTGGCGAACGGCGACATCTGCGTCGCCTTCGGCTGGTCCGGGGACATCCTGCAATCGCGCGACCGCGCGGACGAGGCCGACAATGGCGTCGAGATCGTGTTCAACGCTCCCAAGGAGGGCGCGCTGATGTGGTTCGACCAGATGGCCATTCCCGTGGATGCGCCGAACCCCGAGGGTGCGCATAAATTCCTGAACTTCATCATGGATGCGGAAAACGCGGCGGCGGCGTCGAACTACGTCTATTACGCCAACGGCAACAAGGCCGCGCAGGACCATCTGATCGACGACGTGAAGAACGATCCGGCGATCTACCCCAGCGACGAGACGCTGGAGAACCTCTACACCGTCACCCCCTTCGGTCCCAAGGAACAGCGCCTGCTGACCCGGACCTGGACCCGGATCAAATCCGGCACCTGA
- a CDS encoding aspartate aminotransferase family protein: MQDLTNHMETAALQTLDAAHHMHPFTTQTDLAARGARVITGGNGIWLRDSEGAQILDAMAGLWCVNIGYGRSELADVAARQMRELPYYNTFFMTTTVPALQLAAKLAELAPGDLNHVFFAGSGSEANDTNLRMVRTYWAEKGKPAKQTIISRWNAYHGSSVGSGSLGGMKGMHAQGGMPIPGIAHIDQPDWWSEGGDMSPDDFGLYCARQLEAKIDELGEDSIAAFIAEPVQGAGGVIVPPETYWPEISRICKEREILLVADEVICGFGRTGAWFGSQTMGLTPDIMTIAKGLSSGYQPIGGSIVSDEIAAVIGATEFNHGYTYSGHPVAAAVALENLRILEEEAIVQRVAEDTGPYLQQQFEALADHPMVGEARIVGMMGSLALTPDKTRRAKFAADAGTVGYMVRERCFANNLIMRHVGDRMIISPPLVITRAEIDELITRARRSLDEGMAAVKEAGLFTAA, encoded by the coding sequence ATGCAGGACCTTACCAATCATATGGAAACGGCGGCGCTTCAGACGTTGGATGCCGCCCACCACATGCACCCGTTCACCACCCAGACCGACCTTGCGGCGCGGGGTGCGCGGGTCATCACCGGCGGGAACGGCATCTGGCTGCGCGACAGCGAGGGGGCGCAGATCCTGGACGCGATGGCAGGGCTGTGGTGCGTCAACATCGGCTATGGCCGGTCCGAACTGGCCGACGTGGCGGCGCGCCAGATGCGCGAACTGCCCTATTACAACACCTTCTTCATGACCACGACCGTGCCGGCGCTGCAATTGGCTGCCAAGCTGGCGGAGCTGGCGCCCGGTGATCTGAACCATGTTTTTTTCGCCGGCTCCGGGTCCGAGGCGAATGACACCAATCTGCGCATGGTGCGGACGTATTGGGCAGAAAAGGGCAAGCCAGCCAAACAGACGATCATCTCGCGCTGGAACGCCTATCACGGATCCTCCGTCGGCTCCGGCTCTCTTGGCGGGATGAAGGGGATGCATGCGCAGGGCGGGATGCCGATTCCCGGCATCGCCCATATCGATCAGCCCGATTGGTGGTCCGAGGGCGGCGACATGTCCCCTGACGATTTCGGCCTGTATTGTGCCCGTCAGCTTGAAGCCAAGATCGACGAGCTGGGCGAAGACTCCATCGCCGCCTTCATCGCGGAACCGGTGCAGGGCGCCGGTGGCGTGATCGTGCCGCCCGAAACCTACTGGCCCGAGATTTCGCGCATCTGCAAGGAGCGGGAGATCCTGCTTGTCGCGGACGAGGTGATTTGCGGTTTTGGCCGGACGGGAGCCTGGTTCGGCTCTCAGACCATGGGACTCACGCCGGATATCATGACCATCGCCAAGGGGCTGTCGTCCGGCTACCAGCCCATCGGTGGCTCCATCGTCAGTGACGAGATCGCCGCCGTGATCGGCGCGACGGAGTTCAACCACGGTTACACCTATTCCGGCCACCCGGTCGCCGCAGCCGTGGCGCTGGAAAACCTGCGTATCCTGGAGGAGGAAGCCATCGTCCAGCGCGTGGCGGAGGACACCGGCCCCTATCTGCAACAGCAATTCGAGGCGCTGGCCGATCACCCGATGGTGGGCGAGGCCCGGATCGTCGGCATGATGGGATCGCTGGCACTGACCCCGGACAAGACGCGGCGCGCGAAATTCGCCGCCGATGCCGGGACAGTCGGCTACATGGTTCGGGAGCGGTGCTTTGCCAACAATCTGATCATGCGCCATGTCGGCGACCGGATGATCATTTCACCGCCGCTGGTCATCACGCGGGCAGAGATCGACGAGCTGATCACCCGCGCCCGCCGGTCCCTGGATGAAGGCATGGCGGCGGTGAAAGAGGCGGGATTGTTCACCGCAGCCTGA